The following coding sequences are from one Lathamus discolor isolate bLatDis1 chromosome 10, bLatDis1.hap1, whole genome shotgun sequence window:
- the NPM1 gene encoding nucleophosmin isoform X2: MEDSAMDMESMGPLRPQTFLFGCELKADKDYQFKVDDEENEHQLSLRTVTLGAGAKDELHVVEAEALDYEGNPIKVVLASLKMSVQPTVSLGGFEITPPVVLRLKCGSGPVYVSGQHLVALEEEPESDDEEDDTKIVNTSTKRPASGGGAKTPQKKAKLSEDDEDDDEDEDDDDEDDLEDDEEEMKTPMKKPVREAPGKNMQKAKQNGKDSKPSTPASKSKTPDSKKDKSLTPKTPKVPLSLEEIKAKMQASVDKGTTLPKLEPKFANYVKNCFRTEDQKVIQALWQWRQTL, translated from the exons ATGGAGGACAGCGCCATGGATATGGAGAGCATGGGCCCCCTGCGCCCTCAGACCTTCCTTTTCG GTTGCGAGCTTAAAGCAGATAAGGATTATCAGTTCAAAGTAGACGATGAAGAAAATGAGCATCAGTTGTCTCTGAGAACG GTTACTTTAGGGGCTGGAGCCAAAGATGAATTACACGTTGTAGAAGCAGAAGCATTGGATTATGAGGGCAATCCTATTAAAGTAGTACTGGCATCTCTGAAAATGTCAGTGCAGCCCACA GTTTCATTAGGTGGCTTTGAGATCACACCCCCAGTGGTCTTGAGGTTGAAATGTGGTTCAGGGCCTGTTTATGTCAGTGGACAACATCTCGTAG CATTAGAGGAAGAACCAGAATCAGACGATGAGGAAGATGATACAAAAATTGTGAACACTTCGACAAAGAGACCAGCAAGTGGAGGAGGAGCTAAAACACCACag aaaaaagcaaaattgtcAGAAGATGATGAGGATGACGATGAAGatgaggatgatgatgatgag GATGACTTAGAGGATGatgaggaagaaatgaaaacaccAATGAAGAAA cctGTCCGTGAGGCTCCAGggaaaaatatgcagaaagcaaagcaaaatggaaaagacTCTAAGCCGTCCACACCAGCATCTAAGTCAAAA ACTCCAGATTCCAAGAAGGATAAATCTCTAACTCCAAAAACACCAAAAGTCCCTCTGTCGTTAGAGGAGATTAAAGCAAAAATGCAAGCGTCTGTAGACAAG GGTACTACCCTTCCCAAGCTGGAACCCAAATTTGCCAACTATGTGAAGAATTGCTTCAGGACGGAGGACCAGAAG GTCATTCAAGCTCTCTGGCAGTGGAGACAGActctgtaa
- the NPM1 gene encoding nucleophosmin isoform X1, translated as MEDSAMDMESMGPLRPQTFLFGCELKADKDYQFKVDDEENEHQLSLRTVTLGAGAKDELHVVEAEALDYEGNPIKVVLASLKMSVQPTVSLGGFEITPPVVLRLKCGSGPVYVSGQHLVALEEEPESDDEEDDTKIVNTSTKRPASGGGAKTPQKKAKLSEDDEDDDEDEDDDDDDEDDLEDDEEEMKTPMKKPVREAPGKNMQKAKQNGKDSKPSTPASKSKTPDSKKDKSLTPKTPKVPLSLEEIKAKMQASVDKGTTLPKLEPKFANYVKNCFRTEDQKVIQALWQWRQTL; from the exons ATGGAGGACAGCGCCATGGATATGGAGAGCATGGGCCCCCTGCGCCCTCAGACCTTCCTTTTCG GTTGCGAGCTTAAAGCAGATAAGGATTATCAGTTCAAAGTAGACGATGAAGAAAATGAGCATCAGTTGTCTCTGAGAACG GTTACTTTAGGGGCTGGAGCCAAAGATGAATTACACGTTGTAGAAGCAGAAGCATTGGATTATGAGGGCAATCCTATTAAAGTAGTACTGGCATCTCTGAAAATGTCAGTGCAGCCCACA GTTTCATTAGGTGGCTTTGAGATCACACCCCCAGTGGTCTTGAGGTTGAAATGTGGTTCAGGGCCTGTTTATGTCAGTGGACAACATCTCGTAG CATTAGAGGAAGAACCAGAATCAGACGATGAGGAAGATGATACAAAAATTGTGAACACTTCGACAAAGAGACCAGCAAGTGGAGGAGGAGCTAAAACACCACag aaaaaagcaaaattgtcAGAAGATGATGAGGATGACGATGAAGatgaggatgatgatgatga TGATGAAGATGACTTAGAGGATGatgaggaagaaatgaaaacaccAATGAAGAAA cctGTCCGTGAGGCTCCAGggaaaaatatgcagaaagcaaagcaaaatggaaaagacTCTAAGCCGTCCACACCAGCATCTAAGTCAAAA ACTCCAGATTCCAAGAAGGATAAATCTCTAACTCCAAAAACACCAAAAGTCCCTCTGTCGTTAGAGGAGATTAAAGCAAAAATGCAAGCGTCTGTAGACAAG GGTACTACCCTTCCCAAGCTGGAACCCAAATTTGCCAACTATGTGAAGAATTGCTTCAGGACGGAGGACCAGAAG GTCATTCAAGCTCTCTGGCAGTGGAGACAGActctgtaa